One window from the genome of Haloprofundus halobius encodes:
- a CDS encoding pyridoxal phosphate-dependent aminotransferase produces MTEFSERVERISISGIRKVFEAAGEDAINLGLGQPDFPTPEHARAAAVDAIESGKADGYTGNKGILPLREAIAAKHETDQGVSLSPEQIIATAGGSEALHVAMEAHVDEGQEVIIPDPGFVSYDALTKLAGGDPVPVPLREDLTLDPAAVEDAITENTAAFVVNSPGNPTGAVSPEEDIREFARIADEHDVLCISDEVYEYTVFDGEFHSPVEYAETDNVVVVNSASKLFSMTGWRLGWVYGSERRVERMLRVHQYVQACASAPAQYAAEAALSGPHDVVDEMTASFRERRDLVVDGLTDAGLEVPTPRGAFYAMPRVPEGWVEECIDRGVVVVPGDAFGEHGAGYARLSYATGTEELKEAIEIMSDAARAVR; encoded by the coding sequence ATGACGGAGTTCTCCGAGCGAGTCGAGCGAATCTCTATCAGCGGCATCCGCAAAGTGTTCGAGGCGGCGGGCGAGGACGCCATCAACCTCGGCCTCGGGCAACCGGACTTTCCGACGCCCGAGCACGCACGTGCCGCCGCCGTCGACGCCATCGAGTCGGGGAAGGCCGACGGTTACACCGGCAACAAAGGGATTCTCCCGCTCCGCGAGGCTATCGCCGCCAAACACGAAACCGACCAGGGGGTGAGCCTCTCACCGGAACAGATTATCGCCACCGCGGGCGGGAGCGAGGCGCTCCATGTCGCCATGGAGGCGCACGTCGACGAGGGCCAGGAGGTCATCATCCCCGACCCCGGGTTCGTCTCCTACGACGCGCTGACGAAACTCGCCGGCGGCGACCCCGTGCCCGTCCCGCTCCGTGAGGACCTGACGCTCGACCCCGCGGCGGTCGAAGACGCCATCACCGAGAACACGGCCGCGTTCGTCGTCAACAGTCCCGGCAACCCCACGGGCGCAGTATCGCCGGAGGAAGACATACGCGAGTTCGCCCGCATCGCCGACGAACACGACGTGCTCTGCATCTCCGACGAAGTCTACGAGTACACCGTCTTCGACGGCGAATTCCACTCGCCCGTCGAGTACGCCGAGACCGACAACGTCGTCGTCGTCAACTCCGCTTCCAAGCTATTCTCGATGACCGGGTGGCGACTCGGCTGGGTGTACGGCTCCGAGCGCCGCGTCGAGCGGATGCTTCGCGTCCACCAATACGTTCAGGCCTGCGCGAGCGCCCCGGCGCAGTACGCCGCCGAAGCGGCGCTGTCGGGCCCGCACGACGTCGTCGACGAGATGACCGCCTCGTTCCGCGAGCGCCGCGACCTCGTCGTCGACGGCCTCACCGACGCCGGATTGGAGGTGCCGACCCCTCGCGGCGCGTTCTACGCGATGCCGAGGGTGCCGGAGGGATGGGTCGAGGAGTGCATCGACCGCGGCGTCGTCGTCGTCCCCGGCGACGCGTTCGGCGAACACGGCGCGGGCTACGCCCGACTCTCGTACGCGACGGGGACCGAGGAACTGAAAGAGGCGATAGAAATCATGAGCGACGCCGCGCGCGCGGTCCGCTGA